The Solanum lycopersicum chromosome 9, SLM_r2.1 genome window below encodes:
- the LOC101261455 gene encoding uncharacterized protein — protein MPPTKIQPIDSLLDRESIQSDTTKPVLKSRIKRFFDRPFPSVLRISSGTEKPNAAGASNELANGKDGAVPEFEPSSLCLAKMVQNFIEENNEKPSPAKCGRNRCNCFNGTNNDSSDDEFDFADSAHSSFNDSSDALKSLIPCATVVERNLLADISQIVEKNKACKSKNDLRKIVTDELLKLGYDASICKSKWEKAPSVPAGEYEYIDVIEKGERVLIDVDFRSEFEVARSTSSYKAVLQLLPFIFVGNSDRLLQIVSIASEAARQSLKKKGMHIAPWRKAEYIKAKWLSPHIRTGEATVKSEVKEKKLVEEVESKQLSDSEFGELELIFGGQSSYDSNSFTLLSSSSPPPVKFSGSEEEKSVQPVMMTWEPPALKPKNCERGNKVIVPGLASLLREKP, from the exons ATGCCTCCGACGAAAATTCAGCCGATCGATTCTCTGTTAGACAGAGAATCGATCCAAAGCGACACCACTAAGCCTGTGCTGAAATCGCGAATCAAAAGGTTTTTTGACCGGCCGTTCCCCAGCGTCTTACGGATTTCGTCGGGGACAGAGAAGCCGAATGCTGCCGGCGCCAGTAATGAATTGGCAAATGGAAAAGATGGAGCAGTTCCTGAATTCGAGCCTAGCTCTCTTTGTTTGGCTAAGATGGTTCAGAATTTCATTGAGGAGAACAATGAAAAGCCTTCACCTGCTAAATGTGGCCGGAATCGTTGCAATTGCTTCAACGGAACCAACAATGATAGCTCCGATGACGAGTTTGATTTTGCTGATTCAGCACACTCCTCCTTCAACGATTCTTCTGATGCTCTCAAG AGCTTAATTCCGTGTGCAACTGTTGTCGAGAGAAATCTATTAGCTGATATCTCACAAATCGTTGAGAAAAACAAAGCTTGCAAGAGTAAGAACGATTTGAGAAAAATCGTCACCGATGAACTCTTGAAACTTGGCTACGATGCATCCATTTGCAAATCCAAATGGGAAAAGGCTCCTTCTGTTCCTGCAG GTGAATATGAGTACATTGATGTGATTGAGAAAGGAGAAAGAGTGTTAATTGATGTAGATTTCCGATCGGAGTTTGAAGTTGCCCGATCAACTAGCAGTTACAAGGCGGTTCTTCAATTGCTACCTTTCATCTTCGTCGGAAATTCCGACCGCCTTCTGCAAATCGTGTCCATTGCCTCAGAAGCCGCTCGACagagtttgaagaagaaagGCATGCACATCGCTCCATGGCGTAAAGCTGAGTATATAAAAGCGAAATGGCTTAGCCCACACATCCGAACCGGAGAAGCCACAGTGAAGAGTGAGGTCAAGGAGAAGAAGCTTGTTGAAGAAGTTGAGAGTAAACAACTATCTGATTCTGAATTTGGAGAATTAGAGCTGATTTTTGGTGGGCAATCGTCTTACGATTCCAATTCGTTTACGTTGCTTTCATCATCATCACCGCCGCCGGTGAAATTTTCCGGCAGCGAGGAAGAGAAGTCGGTACAGCCGGTAATGATGACATGGGAACCTCCCGCATTGAAGCCCAAAAATTGTGAGAGAGGAAACAAAGTCATCGTCCCCGGGTTGGCTTCCCTTCTCAGGGAAAAGCCCTAA